GCCTCTTCTCACTGGCGCCCCCTGGCAGGTGGTGCCTCAGCTTGGCATAGCCCTGGTTAACACACTTTACCCTCTGACGCTCCCGCTCGTTCCTCTTCTGGAGAAACGCCGGCTCGAAGGGGCATTCGTACACCCCGAAGCGCCCATGATGGAAGGGAGATAAGTATGGGAGCAGGGTGGGGCCTCCGGGGCGCCGGAACGAGGCATCATAGAGGCCTCCAGGATCCATggtggtggggtagaggaggaagggCACGGTGTGGGCCAGAGGGTCAGAGTGGAGGTGGTGGGAGTGGGAGTGGGTGCGGTTCTCAGAGTGGCCACTAGAGGGAGACAGTCCGTACGGCAGGATGCTGCCTCTGTTAAGGTAAGTGGGCCGCTGATCTACGAATGGGTGGGAGAAGGCAGCACTCATGTTGATGGTGtaaaggaacagagagagatagacatccTCTTTAGACAAATTGATGGATTAGGAATTGAAGAGGCAAGTTAGTGAATcactttgttttgttgtttcctCCGGTCGTGACATCCAGTTTTCTGGAGAACTTGTTCCCCTCAAGAGGAAGGAGAAACCAGGTGAAGCTTCATCATCAAacactctcctctgctctcctctcctcttgtagATCTGTGGATGTGAATTAAGACAGGATGAAAGTTTAGAGCTTAGTTAAACGAGACGCCTTCATCAAacactctcctctgctctcctctcctcttgtagATCTGTGGATGTGAATTAAGACAGGATGAAAGTTTAGAGCTTAGTTAAACGAGACGCCTTCATCAAACACGGGACTTTTTGAGGATAATGATTATTGCATGTACTTAAAGATGAAGTGAGGCTATATAAACTTCAGAGGTAAGGAATTAGGTAGCTGCACTTGAGGATCTTTTCGGTACCTTGAAAATCGTATTTTTTTTATTGCAATGAGAGTATGCAAATTCTGGACTACTCTGACTTTAATCTACTTTGACTTTATTGTAAATGAAAGTCAATTGTTCTGAGAAGCAACAATGAACGTCACATGAAAGGGTTAATATTGTGGGCGGAACTGTAATTTCCCTCAATAATCTTAAAATATCTtctaatccctctctccctcctcttcttctcctctctttctttcattctcttctctccctctcctgcacagatagagagagagacagaaagagacagaaagagagcgagagagagagagagagagagagagagagaagaggaattcCCCTCTCATTAAGCCAGTGTCGGGTTTCCCAAAGACAGTGGAACGTCTGCCAAAACCACTTAGGCATTTGAAAGAGAGGGTTATTGTATACAACATTGACAGTTGAATATGTCTTTTGAAGTAACaattttaaacacacacacacagacacacacaagcacacaccacTCCCACCAGATAACGCTGTATCTTGAAGTACTGGGAAAAAAACAATCAGCAAGAGGAGGAATCATGTATGCTGAGTCTTTCTTTGCATTCAAAGTATGCTGTATCGCATTagtggaaaccaagactgttctcaGGGCTGGTCTGCTGGTTTTGATGAGCAAACGTGactttttgtagcaggttaggagaacttacacagcCGGTTAGGAGAATTATTGTGGCAGgctaggagaattaggttaaggttaggaaaagggatagggttagctaaaattctAAAATTGTCCCTGACGCAACTCAAACATGTCTAGCTACAACCAGGTCTGCCCTGAGAACAGTCTTGGTTTACACTATTGCGATGCTGCTCAAAGTATTAGGATTTAGATAGAATAGATGGAATACACGCAAAATTACAATGTCTTATAATTCATAAGTACAATGGCATTCATATAATCTAAAACTATATTATGAATAAGAATTATCTATCTATACTCGCCACTCGCTATACCTCTATCTATATACTATCTACATTCTACGTATTATCATAGAACCAAACATAAGAGAACATATTAAAGCATAACGTACAATGCAGCCTTTTTCAGTCCATTGAATTTAACTTACTGATATAAAACACAGaacaaataatatatatttactGTAGATATTTAGGCCTACTGTGGATATTTACTGTGTGGCCACACAAACACCTCTTCATCCTGCATTATTTACATGTCACATGACACAGTTCATTGCATTTATTTGCATGGACTCGTACATAATGCAAAAAGTAAAATGTGTTTCCTCCATTGCAGATGTGTTCATTCTACTCTCTCCATCTTACCTTCAGATGAACAGATGAGACTCAGGTTCCTCCACATTTAGTACCAGGCCTCCAGGTGCTCAGGGGTAGACGGGAAGGTCCTTAGCCAGCCTGGGGTagtctctctctgcagtcaggACCTCAGTGCGGTCCCTCTCAGGTATTCCGTGGTGGTGTCCTCTCTCTGTAGTTGTGTGTCACGTGGAAGGTGGATCCCAGCTCTTACCTGCTCTCACCCCTAGAAGCCCCGCCCACAATGAGATGGTTGGGAAATCAACTGAGATGAAGAAAGTGTTTGTAGCATAAAGAAGTGGTATTTTATAAATACACCCATTCCCAATGTTTGATTCAAGAATGTAATGATAGTTTGACATTAATGACAAGCTTGTCAAGTCAGACagatttagcagactctcttatcaaGAGCAACTTACGAGAGAGCACACATTCTGGTACCTTTCCAGACTGGAcccagtgggaatcaaacccactactcTGGCGTTGTCTTAAAGAGAATCACATTGTTCTGACAACTAAGGATCATCTCCTTTTTCATCCTGTTGTTCATTGTCTTGAAGGAAGGGACTGTTCAAACTGCCGCTAAATGTCAGTTGCAGTAATAGCCAGGTTTACTGGTTCAGAGCAGAATCACAGAGCTGCATCCTGAGAATGACTGTTTGCTGTTTCCTATTCCTAATCCTCTACTTCCAACACTGATTAAACAGTCCAGTCATTTAGGTAGAACCATAGAAATCACTGACGATATTTAATAAATAAAGGATCTAATTAGGTGATCCCCCTTTCTAGAAAGCACACTCTTCCTGTTCTCCTACAATGTGAAATATACACTGAATTTAcacggggcatggactctacaaggtgttgaaagcattccacagggatgatggaatgttgactccaatgcttcccaaagttgtgtcaagttggctgaatgtcctttgggtggtggaccattcttgataaacacaggaaactgttgagcgttaaAAACCCAGcggcattgcagttcttgacacaaactagtgcacctggtacctactaccgtaccccgtttaaaggcacttaaatcttttgtcttgcccattcaccctctgaatgacacacatacacaatccatgtctcaattgtctcaaggcttaacagtccttctttaacttgtctcctccccttcatctacactgattgaaggttAAATCGATAAGGGATctaagctttcacctggattcacctggtcagtctgtgtcatggaaagagcaggggtttcttatgttttgtacactcagtgtaggtcCATTAATTAAACAGAGCAAATGCGCAGAACCAGTAAATGCTATAGTACCTGATTCTGCTATTAACCATTGTCTGAATCAACAATGTTCTTTAACATCATCTGATTGTGTTTACTATATGGCATTGATTGTACTGCACTGTGTTTGCTGCTGTGTGTTCATCGTGGTATGTTGAACATGTAAGATACTCTGTGTGTTCATCGTGGTATGTTGAACATGTAAGATACACTATGTGCCACTTGTTTCTTACCATGCCATTTTTTTTTGAATGAGAGCCATTTCTTGACTTACCCTCTTTCTATTTAGTTAAAAGAATTATAAATGACTCAAATGAcaataaatgtaaatgtgatgtgaTTTGCAGGGTGGCCTGGGACAGGTCTGAGCGTGTGTTCTCTGTGATTAGAGAAGAGTAAGGTTCACATAAGAGCCCGGGACTGAGCCACAGACAGTCAGGAAGAGGGAGATTGAGTTGCAGCCGTGTCTGTCTattacacacatcacacacgtatgcacgtacgcacacacacacacacacacactcacatcaaaAGCAGACGACATACTTTAAAGACCCCAAACATCTGTCATCTCCAGATAACGATTAGTGTGGACTCGAATGGCCAGCCCCTAAAAACAACATCAATATGCCCTCATTAAGTTGCCGCTTGACGTGCTCATCCTCCAAATATGGAGCTGGAATGAGATCCTCAACCATCTAGAGGGAAACAACTCCACACTCACACCACTAGCAAACATCTACCATAACTACCACTGAACATCTACAACTTCAACAACTCAATTTTTAGCAGCAACATCATGCAAATTGTTGGGTATCATATATATTGTCCTGTGAATGTGATTACAGATTCAATTTAGCGAACAAAACCAAAAAGTAGACAACAAATATTCACATCATAGCGAGATACAGTATGTCTGAAACTGACTGCCTGATGCCACATAGACTACTGTGTTTTGTGACTCAAAGTAAGCCCATCGCTATAGTTCAGAGGTTAAATGATCCAACTGTGCACTTTCAATATGTC
The sequence above is drawn from the Salmo salar chromosome ssa22, Ssal_v3.1, whole genome shotgun sequence genome and encodes:
- the LOC106583481 gene encoding achaete-scute homolog 5-like, with product MSAAFSHPFVDQRPTYLNRGSILPYGLSPSSGHSENRTHSHSHHLHSDPLAHTVPFLLYPTTMDPGGLYDASFRRPGGPTLLPYLSPFHHGRFGVYECPFEPAFLQKRNERERQRVKCVNQGYAKLRHHLPGGASEKRLSKVETLRAAIRHIKYLQGLVEGQGKGREGHEEEQACHSPRSAPCRTEDSGHSDGGSTRSLSHSSSISPGVDCGETEGSGT